The region taagcaattttgagcgtggcatggttgttggtgccagacgggctggtctgagtatttcacaatctgctcagttactgggattttcacgcacaaccatttctagggtttacaaagaatggtaacagtatgcgacagtcctgtgggcgaaaatgccttgttgatgctagaggtcagaggagaatgggccgactgattcaagctgatagaagagcaactttgactgaaataaccacttgttacaaccgaggtatgcagcatttgtatttgcatttgtaaagccacaacacgcacaaccttgaggcggatgggctacaacagcagaagacctcaccgggtaccactcatctccactacaaataggaaaaagaggctacaatttgcacgagctcaccaaaattggacagttgaagactggaagaatgttacctggtctgatgagtctggatttctgttgagacattcagatggtagagtcagaattcggtgtaaacagaatgagaacatggatccatcatgccttgttaccactgtgcaggctggtggtggttgtgtaatggtgtgggggatgtcttggcacactttaggccccttagtgccaattgggcattgtttaaatgccacggcctacctgagcattgtttctgaccatgtccatccctttatgaccaccatgtacccatcctctgatggctacttccagcaggataatgcaccatgtcacaaagcttgaatcatttcaaattggtttcttgaacatgacaatgagttcactgtactgaaatggcccccacagtcaccagatctcaacccaatagagcatctttgggatgtggtggaatgggagcttcgtgccctggatgtgcatcccacaaatctccatcaactgcaagatgctatcctatcaatatgtgccaacatttctaaagaatgctttcagcaccttgttgaatcaatgccacgtagaattaaggcagttctgaaggcgaaagggggtcaaacacagttcctaataatcctttaggtgagtgcatatagcacacacagacacacataaaacacacctacagtggggagaacaatttgatacacagccgattttgcaggttttcctacttacaaagcatgtagaggtctgtcatttttatcataggtacacttcaactgtgagagacataatctaaaacaaatccagaaaatcacataaataaataatttatttgcattttattgcatgacataagtatttgatcaaccagtaagaattacggctctcacagacctgttagtttttctttaagaagccctcctgttctccactcattacctgtattaacttcacctgtttgaactcgttacctgtccttataaaagacacctgtccacacactcaatcaaacagactccaacctctccacaatggccaagaccagagagctgtgtaaggacatcagggataaaattgtagacctgcacaaggctgggatgggctacaggacaataggcaagcagcttggtgagaaggcaacaactgttggcacaattattagaaaatggaagaagttcaagaagatggtcagtctccctcggtctggggctccatgcaagatctcactttgtggggcatcaatgatcatgaggaaggtgagggatcagcccagaactacacagcaggacctggtcaatgacctgaagagagatgggaccacagtcttaaagaaaaccattagtaacacactacgccgtcatggattaaaatcctgcagcgcacgcaaggtccccctgctcaagccagagcatgtccaggcccgtctgaagtttgccaatgaccatctggatgatccagagtaggaatgggagaaggtcatgtggtctgatgagacaaaaatagagctttttggcctaaactccactcgccatgtttggaggaagaagaaggggCAGTGCCCCACCTGATTgtcaaaaatatgaattgctGATCACTAACGAAGCTTCGCCCGTTGTACAATGCATTCTCTGATGCCCTAATGGGTGGCCCACCACTGTGTCTATGTCTTGCCACTTGCCAATATAATTTATTCCTGCCCTGCATTTAAAAGAGCCAAATATTAGaatagttttgtttatttcagcaataaGGTTTTGCTTCAAGGGATCAATACATGTCTGTTGATTTTAAAATTCTGTCAAAATTTGGTACCGCCCTTactacacagccaatcagaagccaccactgacacacactccgacacacactcacacacacacacgtttacgcacacacgtacacgcgcacactgacacacagacactgagtTACCTTCCTGGCGCCCACAGCACAGCGCCACAATGGCTCGAGCACAGGGAGGGTGCAAGACGTTGGAGTGAGATCAACGTTCACAGCAATTTGTCGGCTTGGCTTTGCCGTCAGAACACTGTTTGTGTCCTGTTGCTTGTTggtaattaaaaaatgtaatggctgaatAGTGTCTTTATTGCAATTCTGTTatttacatctttttttttttttcttaaacctTGTCGAGATTATAATATATATGCCTAGGTGAGTCAAAATATTGACGTTAAAACTCTGTAGGATGTTACGCCTTTAAGAGTTAGGAAACTTGAAACCTTGTTTGCGCAACAATCAGTGCAGCTTGCAGCCGCCAATGTGTCTAGACTAGCACATGATGATAGGCAGCCAATGGCTCCATTGCTCTCCTCGGGGGCCtagggtgtgtgcgtgtatgtgcgtgtgtgtgcgcgcgcgcctgcctgtgtgcgtgcgcctgcatgtgtgcgtgtgtgtcggaGAGAGCAaaggggagaagaaaaaaaggaactgaGGAAGGAAGAGACATCGGCTACTCGGTTTTGCTTGCCTAGTATTCACCACGGAACCGAGGGCGAGGAGGCGAGTGTGCCGTTTGTGAATGAGACTTTCTAGATTCTAGGTCGCGTGAATATTTGGGAATTACAGAGAGAGTGCGACTACTGGGACGTTGGGATACAACCCGAATCTGGATGCATAACGGATTTCTGGGGATTTTAATCACTTGGATTACAAGTCTCATTCATGTTGTGCACTCCGTACCGGGAGATGTGAGGGGGTTCATTCCAAAGTCCGAAACTACACACTGTGTGCGCGAGGTTTTCTAGGTCTGGTTTTAACTTGAGTTAAGCCTACTTCTAGCTATTGTCCTATGCTAATATCATgtgcatgattttttttttcattctttccGATGCACAGCAATAAACTACTCGGATCAATTACAGACTCTCTGCACAAAAAGACCCGTTTTGCATAGTATCGACTACGTATCCAGTATGCATGCATTTTGATTTCAGTGTTTCAGTATTATTGTTAAATTGGCAATTGGTTTGTGGTCGTAGATGCAACAAAATAACCTTAATGTTACTGTTGGGTCACGGAGGCCCACCCGTTGGCTGTGCATGCCCTGCACGGCGTTCCGCTGACGTTCATGTCCACAGACCGCGTACCCAGTAAACTTTGAGCTTTCCCTTCAGCGGCCCGAAACAAAAGTAGCCTAGAGAGAAAAACACATATAGAATTTCAAATTGTCGTATGTTCAGGACGAAACGCTCAGGTCTTGTGCGGCGACTCTGGAGAAGCCGTTTGATTCCAGACAGTGAGGTGGGAGATGATTCAAATAATGACCCAAATAGCGAGGGCTGTCCCGGGGACGATTCGTTGTTCACCGCCTGCCACAACCCGGAGAAGATTCCCAAAACGGATCTCCGACCGATGACGCCTACCGGATCACCTGTAGTGGACTCGTGTGCCTTTAACTCGCCGGAGAGGGACGGCTGGGTAGGGGTCAGTTCGGACCAAGATGGGAGTTTGGTGTCTGCGTGTGTCCAGGGGTCGGAGCAGGACAGTCTCCGGTCCAGGCAGGACAGAGAGTGCAGGACTGTGGGGTGTTGTTTATTTAAAGACGGGGACCACTGTGAAGTTGAACCCATGGCCCTGGGAAGAGAACCGTTACCAAGTTCCTTTTACTGTGTTCCTAGGAACCAAGGAGCTGGTGCCCGGGACACCAGTTCTCCTGAAGCACCGGAGCCGTCCCCGGCGAAGGCTCGCTCGGTACTGGAGCAAGAACTAAAAACCGCCACATATTCCCTGTTAAAACGCCTCAAGGAGAAAACGCTGGATACTTTACTGGAGGCGGTGgaatccagagaaggaatgccTAGTGATTGTGTGATGATCTCCCGGACGGAGCTGCGTCTGGGCGGCCACGCGGCCCTGTCCCCTCCTCTGCTCCTGTGTAAACTTTACCGCTGGTCGGACCTCCAGCACACCTCCCAGCTCAAGCCGCTCTGTGAGTGCAGGAGCTTTGGGACGCTGGACGGCCCAGCGGTATGCTGCAACCCCTATCACTACAGCCGTCTCTGCAGCCCAGGTAGGAGAGCaaactaaaataatttgttagTGGACTTAAATACTTCTTCTATTTGGGTTTTGCGAAGTTATCTAAATGCTAAAGCTAAATTAAATCCCCCAAaattataaagccccttttactTCAGCAGTTGTTCAGCAGTATGCTTGTACAGATATCCGGGCTAAAATCCCAAAGAGCCAGCAACAACGAGAATACATCACCAGTGGCTAGGAAGGACAATACAGAAACCTCTTGAGGAGCGGGTTTAAGGGTTGCAAAGTCCTCTTTTAAGAGTACATGACAGCTGCTATATATTTATTGAATTTCTACAttaacaatatactgtataccaattgattcttaaagaaaagTAATTTTATATGTTTCCTGATCTTATTTTGTTGTACCCCATCAGAAACCTTTGTGAACAGTGTATATGCAAACTACAATGAGTTGTCTCAGCTCTGTCTAGGATCTGGAGGTTTAATATCCCCAAGCCTGAAGCCTcagctgtttaccaaaacataCCATAGGTGGGGTGCCACTTTGGtgttgcatcaattacaatgttttaATCCAACGAAGGTTTAGGATCACAACATTTTAGTACTTTAAATTTGTTAGTTGCAGATGCAGACAGGCCTACAGAAAGTAGGTCTGAGTTGATACAGTATGTCTATGTTAGTAAAGTAGATATGTTAATACAGTAGGAATATGTTAAAAATAGTTGGTATACAGTAGATCTGTTAATATACTAGGTCTATGTTAATACAGTTGGCCTACAATAGGGCTGAGTTGATACCGTAGGTCTACATTAGTACAGTACGTCTGAGATGATAAGGTAGGTTTATGTACTGGAGATCTGTTAATAAACCTACTGTATTAAGTAGGGTCTGTCCCTGATCATATGTAAACCTACTGTAGACCTATTGTATTAAGTAGGGTTGGTCTCTGGTCTATTGTAGACCTACTTTATTAAGTAGGGTCAGTCTCTGGTCTAATGTAGACCTACTGTATTAAGTAAGGTCTGTCCCTGATCATCTGTAGACCTACTGTAGACCTACTGTATTAAGTAGGGTTGGTCTCTGGTCTATTTTAGACCTACTGTATTAAGTAGTGTCTGTCCCTGATCATCTGTAGACCTACTGTAGACCTACTGTATTAAGTGGGGTTGGTCTCTGGTCTATTGTAGACCTACTGTATTAAATAGGGTCTGTCTCTGATCAACTGTAGACCTACTGTATTAAGCAGGGTCTGTCTCTGGCCTACTGTAGACCTACTGTATTAAGCAGGGCCGGTTTCCGTTCTACTGTAAACCTACTCTATTAAGCAGGGTCGGTCTCTGGGCTACTGTAGACCTTCTGTATTAAGCAGGGTCAGTCTCTGGTCTACTGTAGACCTACTGTATTAAGCAGGGTTTCCACTGGGGCTTTATTTTCCGGTACCAGGGCTAAactggtgatttatgctaatgttggctctaaaCTTTTCTGTTAcaactatacatttggtaccaaagacttaaggaggggctcaggtggggagggatgAGTAATCTATCAACGCAATTTAGTTTTCCGGTTacgaaaaaaaaaaggtgatatttttctggtagtaaaataaaagaaacaataatgccatgctcagtttgtttacaatacacCGTTATTacttgagtaataaaactaatttATTTCTCAAACTCCTGCGACTCGTGACattctccacctacactcgtgAAATggcaactgtaagccagtgtattcattatttagtttgatCAGTATTTTGCCcaaactatctacctttaaaagaaggatttgggagaattctgaggtaattttgtgttgttataggttctaCAGGCAACGTCTCAGCACTcagtttttctattgagtcaacgATGCGTAGCACGTTCGTTTGTT is a window of Esox lucius isolate fEsoLuc1 chromosome 19, fEsoLuc1.pri, whole genome shotgun sequence DNA encoding:
- the smad6b gene encoding mothers against decapentaplegic homolog 6b, which translates into the protein MFRTKRSGLVRRLWRSRLIPDSEVGDDSNNDPNSEGCPGDDSLFTACHNPEKIPKTDLRPMTPTGSPVVDSCAFNSPERDGWVGVSSDQDGSLVSACVQGSEQDSLRSRQDRECRTVGCCLFKDGDHCEVEPMALGREPLPSSFYCVPRNQGAGARDTSSPEAPEPSPAKARSVLEQELKTATYSLLKRLKEKTLDTLLEAVESREGMPSDCVMISRTELRLGGHAALSPPLLLCKLYRWSDLQHTSQLKPLCECRSFGTLDGPAVCCNPYHYSRLCSPESPPPPYSRLSPTEEHKTLVLSDSILSHTEKEVTSFNSPITAQQLVAFSDSSLSSGVSRQIQWCNVAYWEHRQRVGRLYPVCQTSVSVFYDLPQGTGFCLGQLTLDPRHPRSSQHPRSSTVQRTRAKIGYGIVLSKEPDGVWAYNRSQHPIFVNSPTLDVPGSRSLVVKKVMSGYSIKVFDWGRSGMARSAPHSEHPELLEGPYDPNSVRISFAKGWGPCYSRQFITSCPCWLEILLNNHR